Genomic DNA from Lepus europaeus isolate LE1 chromosome 15, mLepTim1.pri, whole genome shotgun sequence:
AACAACACTGACAACATACATCCCAACAACTTTTCACAACACTAAACAGCGAAGGATACTGCCAGTTGTATACTGCCAGCTCTGTAACTCAGACCAGCGTCACAAGTCCAACAGAAGGGGAGTATACAATGTTTAAAATCCTCCAATAGCCAGACATAAACAAAGCCCAGAGGACTTACAAGGAAACAACGTATCAAAAAGGCAACAGATTTCATTATGGGGTGAACATAAAAGACACAGAAAGTTCTTGGCTTTCAAAAACCGTAGCGCACCGGGAGGAGAGGATGGTTCTCCAACCTTCGGCGGCACCGATCGGCACAGCCTTCCAGACACAGATCCGGGCGCTGCTCCAGTCTGGGCTCGCCACGGTGACTTCTGATGGAGCGGAGAGAGCacccggcaccgcagctcacagACACGGCCTGGACTCTGGCGCTGGGCGGCTCGTGCACCTGTCCGGGGCTTAAAGGCTCTGTGATCGGAGGGTTCACTGCGGGGGCCCTCGGAGCCGAGGAGGCTGCGGCCGACCTTTGATGAGAGAAATGGCGGCTGGGCCGGGAGCGTGGTCTTCACACTTCTGGTCTCTGCAGCTGCCTGGTTTCTCCCTCTTCCAACTTCCTGAGAAGCCTGCAGCTGGCCACTCAGCACCAGGGAGTGTCTGGGCACACGGCCCCTGAGGCCGACACTGACCTCGCGTCCACACGGCCCCTGAGGCCGACACTGACCTCGCGTCCACACGGCCCCTGAGGCCGACACTGACCTCGCGTCCCCGCCATGCAGAGGGGGACGCACTGGGCCGTGCTGAGCATCAGGGGCCGGGACCGGAGACGGGGACGCACTGGGCCGTGCTGAGCGGCAGGGGCCGGGACTGGAGATGGGGACGCACTGGGCCGTGCTGAGCGGCAGGGGCCAGGACCTGAGCAGTCAGTGGATGCTTGTGCCTGAGCTCTGGGAGCTCAGTAGGAGGTTTTGACGCTGGTGGAGCTCGAGGAGTAGGAGCTGGACTTCCGGGAGACCTTCTGGGAGCTGAGGGACACCTGCATCCGCTTCACGGTCCGCACGCTGCGACACAGGAGCGCGTTCTTGGCGTGGTCCCGGAAGTCCTGCGACACGAAGTAGTAGACGAAGGGGTCGATGCAGCTGTTGAGGGTGGACAGGCAGAGGGCGCCCAGGTAGAGGGCGTACACGTGGCTCTGGCCCCGGGAGCGGATGAGGAAGTAGTGTACCACCAGCAGGAGGTTGCTGGGCGTGAAGCAGACGAGGTACATGGCCAGCACGGTGATGACCAGCCGCACGGCTCTGCGCCGCTTCTTCCCCGAGGTCTCGTCCATGGCCGAGGAGCGGAGCGTCCTGATCATGAGCACGTAGGCGGAGGCCGTGAGGCAGGCCGGGAAGAGGAAGACCCCGATGGCCAGCGAGAGGAAGTAGCTGAACATGTCTCCCACCAGCACGTCCTCGGGCAGCACGTCGTGGCAGGTGGTGATGTTCAGGGCCGGGATGTGGACGGTCTGCCGCACGACGTACAAGGGGATGGTGACCAGCAGGATGAGCAGCCATATCCCCAGGGACACGCCGAGGGCCAGCCTGGCCGCCCTGCCGGGGTGCGCCATGGGGTTCACGATGACCCAGTAGCGCTGCACACTGAGGCAGGTCATGAAGAGGATGGAGCAGTACATGTTGCCGTAGAAGAAGCCCACCAGCACCTTGCACAGGGCCTCCCCGTACACCCAGTGGTTGCCGTGCACGTGGTAGGCGATCTTCAGGGGGAACCAGAGCACCGAGAGGAGGTCGGCCACGGCCAGGTTGGCCATGTAGATCACGGCGGCGTGCTTCTTCTTGCTGCGGAAGATGAAGACCCACAGGGCCATGGCGTTGCTCGGCAAGCCGACCACGAACACCAGCGTGTAGACCACGGGGAGGAAGACGGTGGTCAGCTTCCCCCTGAGCACGGACTCGGAGAACTCGTCCACGGAGAGCCCCGGCTGCACCGGGACGCCCTTCCCGGTGACGGCCGAGGAGCCAGTGTTCCTGCCGATCAGACTCCGCCCCTTAGAGGTCTTGTTGGTCCCTGCGAGAGACAGACAAGGTCACTGCCACGAAgacgctggctcctggctcctctagacacagcgctggctgcagctACAGGGTCACAACAAACACTCAGGGGCTCGCTTTGGGGGATGGCGCGACCGGGATGTTCTCATCTGCCTTGGTGCTTCTTTATAATACGTGATTTCTTTTtacaacttatttatttgaaaggcagaattagagacagacagacatatcttccatctgctggttcactccccaaatggctgcaatggccagggttgggccgggccaaagccaagagcttcttccaagtctcccacatgggtgcaggggcccaagcacttgggccatcttctgctgctctcccaggccattggcagggagctggatcagaagtggagcagccgggactaggaccgGCACCCGTAGCACTGCAGACGCcaacttaaaccactgcaccacagcgtgggCGCCGAcaagtgctttctttcttttctcttttctttctttcttttttttttttttttttttttgacaggcagagtggacagtgagagagacagagagaaaggtcttcctttttgccgttggttcaccctccaatggccaccgcagccggcacatcgcactgatccgaagccaggagccaggtgcttatcctggtctcccatgcgggtgcagggcccaagcacttgggccatcctccactgcactcccgggccacagcagagagctggcctggaagaggggctactgggacagaatccggtgccccgaccgggactagaacccagtgtgccagcgccgcaggtggaggattagcctagtgagccgcgacaccggcCACAAGTGCTTTCTTACTGGAAGTTCTTGTGGAGCCCCCAAAACACCGATTTCTGGAAATCACAAAAAGACCGGTCGTAGCTCagtatttttttctaacaaaCTGCACCCACCTATTGGCTCTCAACTTCTTGGTAGAAATCCTTCCGGGCTGAGTGGGAACTGCTTCCCAAGCCCTCGAGTACGTCCCGCCCAGCCCCTGTCCCACCTGTGCTGGCCACCTGTCCCACGGCATCCTACGGCCACACCTGTCCCGGAGTTCCACCAGCGTACGGGACGGCCCCTCCGcgcccaggacaggcaggggttCCCCTCCTCTGTGCTCAGGCAGACAAGCCCTTTGGCCCCCTGGTCGCCGGGCAGGAGGGGACGCTGACAACCAAGTCACACTCTGCCTTCCAGCACAGCTTCCCCagctcaccctccctccccaccggATGAGCTTAACCCCAAAACCACAGAGGAACCCACGGGCACACTACCCAAGCAAGCATCCGCAGACCGCCGGGCAGAGGGAGCGAGAGCGTGGGGAGGAGTCAGCAACTCACTTTACTGCCCGAGACCCCGGGACTTCCTGTGCACGGACTCCAGCTCTGCAGCTACCACCAGAGAGGACAGCCAACCCCTCCCGCATTCCCCCAAGCCCCCCAACCACCCTCCCCGCCGCCACCCTCCGGATCCCCTGGGGACCAAGGGTGCTCACCCTGGGTGGGGCGCTGGACGGTGATGGGAGCCATGACTCACTTTCCACTTGTGCAGTCTTGGCAGGTGGCCCCCAAAAAGAGCAGCCCAAGTCTCACTTCCCATAACGAACCTGGCCTTGCTTGGGCAAGGGGCTCCGCAGGAGTCACTAGGAGCCCTGAGACCACCCAGGGGAGTCTAGCCCAGGACAAGGGTCTCTGAGAAAAACGCAGAGGGAGGTAGGAGACATAGGACAAAGTGGCATGAGAACAGACTGATGCCAAGGTCCGGCCAAGGAATTCCAGGAAGGAATTCCAGGAAAGACCAGGCTATTTCTAGGAAGGCCAAGGGAATGCAGAGAGCCGCCAGGAGCCGGAAGCATCAGGTGCAGACTGTCCGGGAGCCTCGGAGGGAGTGATTTCAGACTGGCCTCCAGCAGGGGGAGGGAACCGGTCCCTGCGGCAGGAAACTCACACGCTAGGGACAGACCAATCGCTACTGCTCCAACTGCATTTGTCAGTTTTCAGATAGAACCCATCACGTTCAAGTGCGCCATGGTCCACGACCACCCGACCACCACGCCACAGAAAACCGGAAGCGGAGCTGCTGTGCCTCGAGGGCGGGAGGAAGCAGGAAAGTGACCTTGGCAGAAAGAGGACCTGAATCCAGAGTCACTGACTCTGAGGCCGCCACACCCCCCACTCAGTGGCTGAACCCAGAATCCACTTCCcacagcctgggggctgggggaggtcaGGGTGCAGCCTGCAGGGTCTGTGCCGGCCCCATGGGTCGGCCTGCAGACTTGTCTGTGTGCAGAAGGGACGCCAACCCCAATCTGGAGGACTCCaccccatgacctaatcacccccagggccctgccatCCAGTCCatggcacaggcaagcacccggACCCCAGCACCCAGTCAACAGGAACAGTGGGTGACAGACGCACTGACACCCCCAGCACgccaagcccagggcccagctTCTCAACGTGTGAGCCACAAAGCGGGAAGTAAAGTGGGGGGGCAGCTCACAGACCCACAGCCTTAAAGGAGCCACGAGATGACGTCTGACTTCTCGTGGATCGGCCAGGAACACAGCATTGAAATGACAACGAGACATTTAGATACCGAGTGTTCGAACGCGTTAAGGAACTGCTCTCAGTAGGTACTGCAATGGTGCCTGGTTGTGCTTAAGCGAGACCACAGCTGTGGGCACTGCGGTGCGGCCGGTTAAGCGGCTCAGGATGCCGCGGCCCCCACCTGCGTgcccatttgtgtcccagctacttggcttccaatccagcccctgggaagcagcaggggatggcccaagtgcttgagtccccgcCTCCCGTGTGGCAGATccgggtggaattcctggctcctggcttgggattggcccagcctgggctgttgcaggcatttggagagtgagccaaggGATGGACCATTTGTCACccagcctctcaaataagcaacctttttaaaaataaataaatgcctcaTGTGAGTTCACTCTGAAATGTTTTAGGATGAAACTCCGTGGGACGTGTGTCAGGCTCACAGGAGCGGGGTGAACAGGGCTGGTGGGGCCACAGAGGGGCGTGCCAGGACAGACGAAGGCCAGAGGCCCTCAGAAGGCTacagtggccggcgccatggctcgacaggctaatcctccgccttgcggcgccggcacactgggttctagtcccggttggggcaccagattctgtcccggttgcccctcttccaggccagctctctgctatggcccgggaaggcagtggaggatggcccaagtgcttgggccctgcacccgcatgggagaccaggagaagcacctggctcctggcttcggatcagcgagaggcgccggccgcagcggccattggagggtgaaccaacggcaaaaaggaagacctttctctctgtctctctctcactatccactctgcctgttaaaaaaaaaaaaaaaaaaaaaaaaaaaaaaaaaaaaaaggctacagtGGCATCCAGCTGAGCAACCTCACTCCCAgcagagaccccaaagaagcgaAAATAGGCCAGGCAGAAACAGGCACACGAAGCATCACCCTGACAGTGGACAGCCACAAACACCCTCCTATTCAGACAGGTGGCCAGACCCACACACTGGGCCAGTATCGGGCAGTACTGACAATCCGCTCTGGCCTGGGACATCCAGGAAGCCGCCGGCGAGGACACACGCAGTGCACGGAGTGTGCAGCCCAGGCTGACCCCtgcagggaggcagggtgggcgcAGGGGCCGGGCTGGCGACCATGGAGGCCTTTCCTTGGGGGACGTGGTATGGGAACCCTGTGAAGGCAGcacagggtgcaggggtgggAGCGGGCTGGGCATCCTGGAGCGCTGGGGCCAGGGAGGCGCGCGCGCTCACTTCCACGTGGCCAACTCCTCCAGGAAGCAAGCCAGAGAGATCTCAAAACGCATTTTAAATAAGA
This window encodes:
- the LOC133774657 gene encoding proteinase-activated receptor 2 isoform X1, which translates into the protein MRVRSAAWLLGGALLLAASTSCSGTDPGTNKTSKGRSLIGRNTGSSAVTGKGVPVQPGLSVDEFSESVLRGKLTTVFLPVVYTLVFVVGLPSNAMALWVFIFRSKKKHAAVIYMANLAVADLLSVLWFPLKIAYHVHGNHWVYGEALCKVLVGFFYGNMYCSILFMTCLSVQRYWVIVNPMAHPGRAARLALGVSLGIWLLILLVTIPLYVVRQTVHIPALNITTCHDVLPEDVLVGDMFSYFLSLAIGVFLFPACLTASAYVLMIRTLRSSAMDETSGKKRRRAVRLVITVLAMYLVCFTPSNLLLVVHYFLIRSRGQSHVYALYLGALCLSTLNSCIDPFVYYFVSQDFRDHAKNALLCRSVRTVKRMQVSLSSQKVSRKSSSYSSSSTSVKTSY
- the LOC133774657 gene encoding proteinase-activated receptor 2 isoform X2, whose translation is MAPITVQRPTQGTNKTSKGRSLIGRNTGSSAVTGKGVPVQPGLSVDEFSESVLRGKLTTVFLPVVYTLVFVVGLPSNAMALWVFIFRSKKKHAAVIYMANLAVADLLSVLWFPLKIAYHVHGNHWVYGEALCKVLVGFFYGNMYCSILFMTCLSVQRYWVIVNPMAHPGRAARLALGVSLGIWLLILLVTIPLYVVRQTVHIPALNITTCHDVLPEDVLVGDMFSYFLSLAIGVFLFPACLTASAYVLMIRTLRSSAMDETSGKKRRRAVRLVITVLAMYLVCFTPSNLLLVVHYFLIRSRGQSHVYALYLGALCLSTLNSCIDPFVYYFVSQDFRDHAKNALLCRSVRTVKRMQVSLSSQKVSRKSSSYSSSSTSVKTSY